The segment TTGCTGGTTTTGCAGGTAATGGTGGCCTGAAAGCGCATCTGGTTTACGCCGTAGCCCAGCTGCACAAGCGAGTTTGTGCCCAAACGGATCCACGGAATATCTCGCGCCACGGCTTCGTCCACAATACTGCCGGTGCTGGGCCCGAGGCGAACATCTTCGCGTATTTCGCGCATCTTTTTCAAATCAGCCTGCAGGTCGTAAGGCTCGCCGCTTATGAGCGCTTCGGCAATACGCACCGCCGATTCGGCGGCAAACATACCCACCTTTTCTTCCACATAGCTGAATACCACATTGTACACGCCGGGCGTATTGGTTTCGCGGGTGCGGCCAAAACCGGTTTCCATACCGGCCAGACTTTGTGTTTCCAGCGCAATGTGTTCAATTACATGCCCCATCCATGTGCCGCGTTCCACGCGGTGAAAAAATCCGCCACGCGTTCCTTCCGAGCAGCGGTGCTCAATCATACTCGGAAACATAGCCTCCAGCCGTTCGCGGAAACCATCTATTTTATCAGTCGGGCGCTGCTCCATATCTTCCAGATCGAGCCGCATTTGTATTAGTTTCTTACGGTTTACACTCCAGATATTGGGGCCGCGAAGGGCCTGCACGCTCAATATTTTCACAGGCAGAAAGGATTAAGAAAGTTGAAGTTTTGGAAAAGGTGTTTCGTAAATATAACAAAAAGAGGATGCAGACATCTGCACCCTCTTTTTGTAAATACAAATATTAATTCGGTCAGAGCGATTTTTTCTTTGTACGAACCACCTCGGCCATGCGCAAGGCTTCGGCTTTCTCAGCTTCAATTTTTGCAATGCCGGTGGCGTTTGACTTTACACTGCGCATCTCGTCAATCTTCTGCTGAGCAAGGTTGGCTTTCGACTGGTAAGTACGTTCGAGCTGGGTAAACATGGCGCGTGTCTGGTCTTTGTATTCAGTTACTTTGTAGTAATTCACCAGTGCAGGCAGCGCAGCTTCGGCGGTGGCAGCGGGGCAGCGTGTAAGGTAATAGGCATAATTGCCCGCAGCATAATTAAAGAAGCGCCCCTGCAAACTGAATAATGTTTTTTCCATCCACGGCTGCTTGCTTTCGTCGCCGAAATAACTCCAGGCGGTAAGCACAGCCAGTTTCATGCTGCGTGCCGGATCGTTTTCGCGTGCGCCTGTTTCGCGTTTTCCGTCTTCGGGGAAATGCTTCAGCAATGCGCAAAGTGCGGTTGTAACTACATTGTACGACGAATCGTTAACCGCTTTCAGAAACACATCGCGCAGCTCTTCGCCTTTTCCATAAGCACTCAAACCTTGCAGCGCGGCATTGCGCACAGAGGCCACACTGTCGGTTTTGGCAAGGCGGATAAACTCCGGCTTTACATTGCTGGTCTGAATGTACAATTTGGTAATTGCCGCCGTGCGGATGTCGGGGTAACGGTCGTTCAATGCTTTTTTCATGGTCGAAACCGCAAGGTCGGTCTGCGCATCGTCGGCAGCAAGGCCGTTTAACGCTTCAAGACGATCAACATACAGCGGACAGTTGCTGTACATAAACGCCCACTCTTCGGGGGTGTGCTTGTCGGTTTTGGTGCAAAGCAGGGTTTTGTCGGCATCCACATTTACCAGATCAGGCTTTGTGGCCGCATCAAACGCAAACGTTTCTTCGAGTTTGGTCACTACAATCTGTTTGCGTTCGGTTTTCCCGTTCACATACACATCCACGTTCAGCGGCAGGCGGTAAATGGGACAGCCTTTGCTGCGGTCCTGCAACTGACGGATGGTTACGTTTTGCTTTTTGTTTTTCGCATCATAGTCGTAGCTGATTTCAAGGTCGGGGTGTCCCGGCGCAAGAAACCACTGATCGAAAAACCAGTTCAGATCGCGGCCGGTGGTTTCTTCAAAAGCCATGCGCAGGTCGTGAATTTCGGCACTGCGGAATTTATTGCGTTCGAGATGAAGTTTGATGGACGCGAAAAACGCATCGTCGCCCACTTCCTGACGCAGCATGTGCAGCACCTGTCCGCCCTTGTTGTACGAATGCCCGTCAAACATATCTTCCCGGTCGTTGTAGAAGTAGCGGATGAGCGGCTCTTTTTTGCCCGATTCCGCTTCGTAGAGGTAGCCTGTTTTCGAGGCGTAATGCTCGGCATCGGCCATTTCACGGCCAAACTCAAACTCATTCCACAGGTATTCACAGTAAGTGGCAAACGACTCGTTGAGCGGCAGGTTCGACCACGACTCGCAGGTTACCAGGTCGCCAAACCAGTGGTGCGAGAGTTCGTGCGAAATGTATTCTTCATAGGTGCGGTCGAGCATTTCGCGCGGGGTGCGCTGCACAAATTCGCCGTGGTTGGTGCAGGTGGTATTTTCCATCGCGCCCGATACGAAGTCGCGGGTGCAGATTTGCGAATACTTGGGCCAGGGATAATCCACGCCAAATCTGCCGGAGAAGAATTGAATCATGCGCGGCGTTTTGCCAAATATGTTCCGTGCATACGGCTCAAATTCAGGCTCTACGTAGTAGCTAACTTCCTTACCGCGCCACTGGTCTTTCACCACCGCAAAATCGCCTGCGGCCATCATTACAAGATACACCGCATGCGGCATGTCCATTTTCCAGTGGTCGGTGCGGGTGCCATCGGTGTTTTCGGTTTGTTTGATGAGCAGACCGTTGGAGAGGGTTTTGTATTTTTTGTCAACGGTAATGAGAATTTCTTCGGTCATTTTCTCGTTGGGGCGGTCAACGGTCGGAAACCACACGCTGTTCGACTGTGTTTCGCCCTGTGTCCAGAATTGTGTGGGTTTGTTGGGTACTGTTCCCTGCGGGTTAATGAAGTATAAACCCTTGTCGCTGCTAATGGCTGCGCTGCCGCCAAGTGTGGTGAGTTCGTCGGGTTTGGCAATGTACTCGATGAGCAGGCGGAAGAAATCACCGCGCTGAAACTGGCGGCCCAGGCGCACGCGGAGCACTTTATTGTCGATGTAGGTATAATCGAGCAGTGTCATTTCGCCGGGCGAGGTATAGAGGGCCACACGGGTAAACTGCATGCCGCGTGCGTCAAGATCGACCTCCGTAATGGGGTAGAAGTAGGGGCTGATAAGAATAATGGCCTGCCCGTACAGCCAGCGTTTTTCCCAGTCGGGCCGCACTTCGAGACGGGTATGAACAATATCAACTACACGTGAGGGCGAGGGTTGATAATTGGGGCGGGCTGAGGGCGCAATGGCAGGAGCTGCCGGCTCAGGCATTTTGCCGGTTTGGGCGGTGTTGTTTTTTGAGGTGTTGCAAGCCAGCGCGGCCAGCAACAACGCAACAGGGAACAGCAGTTTCGGATTCACAATAAATTGACTTAAATGATTGAGCGACCGCAGCACAACCTGCGGCGGCGCAAAGTTGCAGAAAAAACGGCTGTTTCCTCGCTGCGGGTTAGTCAACCGCGCAAACAACCGGGTGAACGCAAAAATTTAAGGGTGGATGTAATGGCTTTCCGCCTATTTTTGCACTTCAACCTTTGGCCTTATGCAACAGCCCGAATATACCATTACCGTAAACGGCACCCACCAGCACCAGCTTGTACTTTCGGCTCCCGGAGCCGCTTCCGGCACGCTTAACGGCCAGCCCTTCATACTCGACCTGATGAAAGATGCCGCCGGCCGCATGCACGTGCTGCACAATGGCCGTTCGCATAATGTGGAAATACTCAAAGCCGATAAAGCCGCCAAAGCACTCACCCTGCTCATCAACGGCCGCAGCTACGAGGTGCAGCTTGCCGATAAATTCGACCAGCTGCTCAAGTCGCTTGGTATGGACAAAGCCGCATCAGCCAAAGTAAACGAGCTCAAAGCACCCATGCCCGGCCTTGTGCTGGATGTGGTGGTAAGCGAAGGGCAGGAAATCAAAAAAGGCGACGCTCTGGTGGTGCTCGAGGCCATGAAAATGGAAAACATCCTCAAAGCACCGGCCGACGCTACCGTGAAAAAAATTACTGTGAAAAAAGGCACCGCCGTCGAAAAAAATCAGGTGCTTATTCAGTTTGGCTAAGCTACACACGACCAGCCTCACGCACCTCCGCCATCATCGTCACCTTCGAATTCACCGAATTTGAAATCAGGCAATGCTGTTCGGCCTTTTGCAGCACACGCAATGCCCTTTCGGCAAGTGAAGCATCAGCCACAGTAACCAAAGGTTTCAGCTCCACTTCGGTAATCCGGTATTTCCCTTCCACGTGTTCCAGCTTTCCGGTGGCTGTACAGCTAAAGCCGGTGTATTCCAGCCGCGAGTTTGCCGCTATAGCCAGAAAAGTAGTCATTAAACAACTGCTCACCGCCGCCACAAACAAATGCTCCGGCGACCAGATGCCCGGCATGCCACCGGCAAATTCGGGCGGAGTTGCCACGGCAATTGTTTCAGTTAATGCGGGCGCACTGAGCCTGCCCTGCCGGTCGTTTGTCCAGTTAAGCTGAACCGGATAATAGTGTGTTTCCATATGCGTTGTTGATAATCGAACACAAAATTCATCCGCAACCGCCCCAAACAGTGTAATCCAAATCACACAAGCCGCCAAAACTGAGCACAATCATGCCCGCTGCACAATTAGAAATGCCAGTAAAAAAGTTCGGGCAGCACCCAACCAAAAACTTGTATTAACGTCTTTGTTTTTAATACCTTTAATGCTTTACGGTATGGTTTATGTGGAATTAAGCCCGCTTCAGCATCAACAGTAAAATTGATTTTTCATGCGACAGCTACTCAGTGCATTCGTTTTTTTGTTTTTGTCGGCCGGTGTTTCGGCGCAAAACCTTATTCCCAACCCGTCTCTTGAGTCAGACACAACATATCCCGTCAGGCACTGGCCCACGCAAAATGCTGCAGGCACGCCTTTAACCGACGGCTGGATTATTCCCACCCGCGCCACGCCCGATTATTTCAACTCTGATTTTTCCTACATCGACTATTCGCCGCTCATGCTGGCGCGTTCGGGCAAAGGGCGTGTGGGGCTTATTTGCGGACTGGGGCAACAACTTCCCGAAAGCCGCAATTACAAGGAATACATTCAGGCGCGCCTGCTGCAACCCATGGAAGCCGGCAAAACTTACGAAGTAAGTTTTTACATGGCACTCGACCGCGCAGCATCCTACTCCACAGCCGGCATGGGCGCCTATCTCTCGGCCGATCCGCTGCGCAGCGACAATAAAGAACGCTTTAAAGTAAAACCACAGGTACGCTACAATAAAATCATCACCGTGGCCGATGGCTGGGTGCGTGTAAGTGGAACCGTAAAAGCCGCCGGAGGCGAAAAATTCATCACCATCGGCAGCTATTCGGATACGGCTGTGATACCGGTTTCCATGCTCGGACAGGGCTACTGGACAGGCCCGGCCAGCATGCACATACGTCGCGGTGCGTATATTTATGTGGATGACGTATGCGTGGCCGAGAAAAAGCCCGAAGGCTGCGAATGCAGTGTGGACAATGAAAAGCAAACCGAAGCAACATCCACAGCATCGCCGCGCCTGGCCGATCATTATCTGTTTGTGATGGATGCCTCCGAGTCGATGGGTGATGACGGCAAGCTGAAGGAAATGCGCAAACAGATTACCGAATTTTCGCGTAAACTCAATGCCGCCGACCGTATTGCCGTAATCAGCTTCTCGGAAAAGCCCATTGTCCATTTCGGCTTTTCGGCCATGCACAGCCCTGAAGCCATTGAGCGCACACTGAAAAAAATAAAACCCCGAGGCGCCACCAACGGCGATCTTGCGCTGCTTACTGCGGCCCGCTTTATCGATTCGGTAAGCGTAAATGCCCAACTGCATCTCATTGTGGCCACCGACGGCATGTTTTCAATTTCACGCCGCACCGAAACCGAACTTGACTCCGCGCTTTCGCGGCGCAATTGCTCACTGCGCATCATGCACATCGGCACCGTCGAAAACCTCGACCTCAAGCGCGTTGCCGAGCGTCAGGACCACGGCGTTTACACCGAAACAAGCCTCGAAAACATAGGCGAAGTATTTACACAAATGGAGCCACCCGCACCCGACCCCGCGCCGGCTCCCGCACCCAAATACAAACCCCGCACATACGCCGCCTACACCGATATGAAAAAAGCAGCCGACTATTACGGGCCTGCTTTGCGCGAAGATTAATAATACAAATAATCAGATAAACAAACAGGCAGCCCAACTCCCGGAAGGCTGCCTGTTTGTTTAAAGGGATGTATTATTCCGTTACAATCAACTTTCCGGTTTCGCGGCTGCCGTTATAGCGAATTACCTGCCAAACATAAGTACCCGCAGGCAAACCCGCAATCGAAACCTCGGTTTGCATACGCGTAACCGGCTCGCTTTTTACAATTCTTCCGGCCAGATCAAGCACAACAAGTTGCTCAGGATTGTCTTGAGCGGCCGA is part of the Bacteroidota bacterium genome and harbors:
- a CDS encoding M1 family metallopeptidase, with amino-acid sequence MNPKLLFPVALLLAALACNTSKNNTAQTGKMPEPAAPAIAPSARPNYQPSPSRVVDIVHTRLEVRPDWEKRWLYGQAIILISPYFYPITEVDLDARGMQFTRVALYTSPGEMTLLDYTYIDNKVLRVRLGRQFQRGDFFRLLIEYIAKPDELTTLGGSAAISSDKGLYFINPQGTVPNKPTQFWTQGETQSNSVWFPTVDRPNEKMTEEILITVDKKYKTLSNGLLIKQTENTDGTRTDHWKMDMPHAVYLVMMAAGDFAVVKDQWRGKEVSYYVEPEFEPYARNIFGKTPRMIQFFSGRFGVDYPWPKYSQICTRDFVSGAMENTTCTNHGEFVQRTPREMLDRTYEEYISHELSHHWFGDLVTCESWSNLPLNESFATYCEYLWNEFEFGREMADAEHYASKTGYLYEAESGKKEPLIRYFYNDREDMFDGHSYNKGGQVLHMLRQEVGDDAFFASIKLHLERNKFRSAEIHDLRMAFEETTGRDLNWFFDQWFLAPGHPDLEISYDYDAKNKKQNVTIRQLQDRSKGCPIYRLPLNVDVYVNGKTERKQIVVTKLEETFAFDAATKPDLVNVDADKTLLCTKTDKHTPEEWAFMYSNCPLYVDRLEALNGLAADDAQTDLAVSTMKKALNDRYPDIRTAAITKLYIQTSNVKPEFIRLAKTDSVASVRNAALQGLSAYGKGEELRDVFLKAVNDSSYNVVTTALCALLKHFPEDGKRETGARENDPARSMKLAVLTAWSYFGDESKQPWMEKTLFSLQGRFFNYAAGNYAYYLTRCPAATAEAALPALVNYYKVTEYKDQTRAMFTQLERTYQSKANLAQQKIDEMRSVKSNATGIAKIEAEKAEALRMAEVVRTKKKSL
- a CDS encoding biotin/lipoyl-binding protein translates to MQQPEYTITVNGTHQHQLVLSAPGAASGTLNGQPFILDLMKDAAGRMHVLHNGRSHNVEILKADKAAKALTLLINGRSYEVQLADKFDQLLKSLGMDKAASAKVNELKAPMPGLVLDVVVSEGQEIKKGDALVVLEAMKMENILKAPADATVKKITVKKGTAVEKNQVLIQFG
- a CDS encoding OsmC family protein, which translates into the protein METHYYPVQLNWTNDRQGRLSAPALTETIAVATPPEFAGGMPGIWSPEHLFVAAVSSCLMTTFLAIAANSRLEYTGFSCTATGKLEHVEGKYRITEVELKPLVTVADASLAERALRVLQKAEQHCLISNSVNSKVTMMAEVREAGRV
- a CDS encoding VWA domain-containing protein; this encodes MRQLLSAFVFLFLSAGVSAQNLIPNPSLESDTTYPVRHWPTQNAAGTPLTDGWIIPTRATPDYFNSDFSYIDYSPLMLARSGKGRVGLICGLGQQLPESRNYKEYIQARLLQPMEAGKTYEVSFYMALDRAASYSTAGMGAYLSADPLRSDNKERFKVKPQVRYNKIITVADGWVRVSGTVKAAGGEKFITIGSYSDTAVIPVSMLGQGYWTGPASMHIRRGAYIYVDDVCVAEKKPEGCECSVDNEKQTEATSTASPRLADHYLFVMDASESMGDDGKLKEMRKQITEFSRKLNAADRIAVISFSEKPIVHFGFSAMHSPEAIERTLKKIKPRGATNGDLALLTAARFIDSVSVNAQLHLIVATDGMFSISRRTETELDSALSRRNCSLRIMHIGTVENLDLKRVAERQDHGVYTETSLENIGEVFTQMEPPAPDPAPAPAPKYKPRTYAAYTDMKKAADYYGPALRED